Proteins encoded together in one Impatiens glandulifera chromosome 1, dImpGla2.1, whole genome shotgun sequence window:
- the LOC124915761 gene encoding protein DOWNY MILDEW RESISTANCE 6-like — protein sequence MISNWSKVKSVPKSYIFPVGERPDDNIIAPFCNSIPIIDLQSLSSQRTEIINQILKASQDYGFFQLINHGISGELIRDMMLVAEELFDLPTEDKARLYSDDPNKLCRMKMSIDYAKEKVHYWRENFQQPCHPLQDYINDWPTNPPRYREVAGRYAVEVRKASLLILDLICEGLGLDNGYLKENFSHQQLLTVNHYPKCPDPSLVLGLPSHCDPHMITFLNQGQIPGLQVYKDQQWFYVEPIPNAFVVNIGYTLEIISNGKLKSGVHRVVTNSDKARTTVVNFIFPSLETHIEPAKKLVHGSKNGSPLFKDFIFKDFFVSYLTDIRNGNDPLHQYIIRS from the exons ATGATATCAAATTGGAGCAAAGTAAAGAGTGTTCCAAAATCCTACATTTTCCCAGTCGGAGAAAGACCAGACGATAATATAATAGCCCCCTTTTGTAATTCAATCCCAATCATCGATCTTCAATCCCTCTCCTCTCAAAGAACTGAAATCATCAACCAAATCTTGAAGGCTTCTCAAGATTATGGATTCTTCCAG CTGATTAATCATGGGATATCTGGGGAATTAATAAGGGATATGATGCTAGTAGCTGAAGAATTATTTGATCTACCAACAGAAGATAAAGCAAGATTATATTCTGATGATCCAAATAAACTTTGTAGAATGAAGATGAGTATTGATTATGCTAAAGAGAAGGTTCATTATTGGAGAGAAAATTTTCAGCAACCCTGTCATCCTCTTCAAGATTATATCAATGATTGGCCAACAAATCCACCAAGATACAG AGAGGTGGCAGGGAGATATGCAGTTGAAGTGAGAAAAGCAAGCTTATTGATTCTTGATTTAATTTGTGAGGGATTGGGACTTGATAATGGGTATTTGAAGGAGAATTTCAGTCATCAACAATTGTTGACTGTAAATCATTACCCAAAATGCCCTGATCCAAGTTTGGTTCTTGGATTGCCAAGCCATTGTGATCCACACATGATCACATTTCTGAACCAGGGTCAAATTCCTGGTCTTCAAGTTTACAAGGATCAACAATGGTTTTATGTTGAGCCAATTCCGAATGCTTTTGTGGTCAATATTGGTTATACTTTGGAG ATAATAAGTAATGGGAAGTTGAAGAGTGGGGTTCATAGAGTGGTGACCAATTCGGATAAAGCTAGGACGACTGTTGTGAACTTCATATTTCCTTCACTTGAAACCCACATTGAACCGGCAAAGAAGCTGGTCCATGGCAGCAAGAATGGATCACCTTTGTTTAAAGATTTCATCTTTAAGGATTTCTTCGTCTCCTATTTAACTGATATTCGAAATGGGAATGACCCGTTACATCAATACATAATTCGAAGCTAG